A region from the Acidiferrobacter sp. SPIII_3 genome encodes:
- a CDS encoding cytochrome c5 family protein codes for MPRPMPLSILILAVFSTGASAKALTGRQVFDQTCHTCHARGIAGAPQFGNRGAWRRHLAKGMKVLYEHAIHGYYGYSFMPPKGGDESLTDSEVRAAVRYMVAAVQPPGSTLDPHQ; via the coding sequence ATGCCCCGCCCCATGCCCCTTTCGATCCTGATCCTGGCGGTGTTCTCGACCGGCGCGTCCGCCAAGGCCCTCACCGGCCGGCAGGTCTTCGATCAGACATGCCACACCTGTCATGCCCGCGGCATCGCCGGCGCGCCCCAGTTCGGCAATCGCGGTGCCTGGCGCAGGCACCTGGCGAAGGGCATGAAGGTCCTGTATGAGCACGCCATCCACGGCTATTATGGCTACAGCTTCATGCCCCCCAAGGGCGGCGACGAATCCCTGACCGATAGCGAGGTGCGCGCGGCGGTCCGCTACATGGTGGCGGCGGTCCAGCCCCCCGGATCGACCCTTGATCCGCATCAATGA
- the tnpA gene encoding IS200/IS605 family transposase has translation MENKENASLSHAVYSSRLHIVFVTKYRRKTLTPELLEYLRESFTEILADWRCTLLEFGGEADHVHLLVAIHPAPSVSTRINNLKDRQRPSRTQPVR, from the coding sequence ATGGAGAATAAAGAAAATGCCTCTTTATCTCATGCCGTCTATTCGTCCAGGCTGCATATCGTGTTCGTGACCAAGTACCGGCGTAAAACGCTGACGCCGGAGTTGCTGGAGTACCTGCGCGAATCCTTTACGGAAATACTGGCAGACTGGCGATGCACGCTCCTGGAATTCGGTGGCGAGGCCGACCATGTCCATCTACTGGTGGCAATCCATCCAGCCCCCAGCGTCTCCACCCGGATCAACAATCTGAAAGACCGCCAGCGCCCGTCGCGCACGCAACCGGTTCGCTGA
- the rodA gene encoding rod shape-determining protein RodA — translation MTLFERWHIDKPLFSALAILAIVSLVVLYSASGESIDFALSDAVRLAIGFVVMIAVAQIPPETYRRWSVPAFVVGVLSLAAVLAIGVVRFGARRWIALGPLSLQPSEFMKLLVPMALSWFFSRSHLPPPLGRIIAAALILLIPVLLIAKEPDLGTALIVMLSGLIVLFLAGIGWRTILTVLMMGAAAAPVLWAHMHHYQRQRIYILFHPQADPLGAGYHAIQAMIAVGSGGLFGQGWLNSSQAHLHFLPDSTTDFAFAVFCQEFGLLGNLALLALYLFIVYRGLRIAFSAQDSYSRLLAGSLSILFFFDVFINMGMVAGILPVVGVPLPLLSYGGTSLIIIMAGLGVLMSIHSHRRLVN, via the coding sequence ATGACGCTCTTTGAACGTTGGCATATCGACAAGCCGCTCTTTAGCGCGCTGGCGATCCTCGCGATCGTAAGTCTGGTGGTGCTCTATAGCGCCAGCGGGGAAAGTATCGACTTCGCGTTGAGTGATGCCGTGCGCCTGGCCATCGGGTTTGTAGTCATGATAGCCGTCGCCCAGATCCCCCCGGAAACCTATCGGCGCTGGTCGGTCCCGGCCTTTGTCGTAGGGGTACTTAGCCTGGCCGCGGTTTTGGCAATCGGTGTCGTGCGCTTCGGCGCCCGCCGCTGGATTGCCCTGGGACCGCTGTCCCTACAGCCGTCGGAGTTCATGAAACTGCTCGTGCCCATGGCCTTGTCCTGGTTTTTTTCGCGCAGCCACCTGCCGCCGCCCCTCGGGCGCATCATCGCCGCGGCACTCATCCTGCTGATCCCCGTCCTTTTGATCGCCAAAGAGCCGGATCTCGGCACGGCGCTGATCGTCATGTTGTCGGGCCTCATCGTCTTGTTCCTCGCGGGAATCGGCTGGCGAACCATCCTCACGGTCCTTATGATGGGCGCAGCCGCGGCCCCGGTGCTGTGGGCGCACATGCACCATTATCAGCGCCAGCGCATCTATATCCTGTTCCACCCGCAAGCCGACCCCCTGGGGGCGGGCTATCATGCCATCCAGGCGATGATCGCAGTCGGCTCCGGCGGCCTTTTTGGGCAAGGCTGGCTGAACAGTAGCCAGGCGCACCTCCATTTTCTGCCGGACAGCACCACCGACTTTGCATTCGCGGTTTTCTGTCAGGAGTTCGGCCTGCTCGGTAATCTGGCACTGCTCGCCCTCTATCTCTTTATCGTCTATCGCGGCCTGCGCATCGCCTTTTCCGCACAGGACAGCTACTCTCGGCTGCTCGCCGGATCCTTGTCGATCCTGTTTTTCTTTGACGTCTTCATCAATATGGGCATGGTGGCGGGGATACTGCCGGTGGTCGGCGTGCCATTGCCGCTCCTAAGCTACGGCGGTACCTCGCTCATCATCATCATGGCCGGCCTCGGGGTGCTCATGAGCATCCACAGCCACCGCCGTCTGGTGAATTGA
- a CDS encoding helix-turn-helix domain-containing protein: MGHMRTQTGFRFRCYPTPAQAHILLRGIGCRRFIDNANHGRPVLPDVRPEGAGFA, translated from the coding sequence ATGGGACATATGCGCACGCAAACCGGCTTCCGCTTTCGGTGTTATCCGACGCCCGCGCAGGCGCACATTCTGCTGCGCGGGATCGGTTGCCGGCGGTTCATCGACAACGCCAATCACGGAAGACCGGTATTACCGGACGTTCGCCCGGAAGGCGCTGGGTTTGCCTGA
- a CDS encoding YdcF family protein, protein MIVWHGLVNACLTPPGLFLLPMAIGLILLAARRHRTGAALVALSWAGLWIVSLPAVSHPLARDWESYPALSRPLPIGPRAIVVLAAGRYHDAPEYGGRDTVGADTLVRLRYAARLFRETHLPILVSGGAPLGGTAAARLMRRVLNRDFATPVKWVEASSKTTAQNARYSWAVLHSQKIRSIFLVTQAWHMPRAVALFREAGFKVVPAPTGFVTRSRRGQTILAYLPSAHALALSALIFHEMIGLAWVRVRALLPAPLAHLISHG, encoded by the coding sequence GTGATCGTCTGGCATGGCCTGGTCAATGCCTGCCTCACCCCGCCCGGACTTTTTCTGCTGCCGATGGCCATAGGCCTCATACTGCTGGCGGCGCGCAGGCACAGGACGGGTGCCGCGCTCGTGGCCTTGTCGTGGGCCGGGCTATGGATCGTGAGTCTGCCGGCGGTGAGCCACCCGCTTGCGCGCGACTGGGAGAGCTACCCGGCCTTGAGCCGCCCGCTGCCGATCGGTCCACGGGCCATCGTCGTGCTCGCCGCCGGACGCTACCACGATGCCCCGGAATACGGGGGGCGCGATACCGTGGGCGCCGATACCCTGGTGCGCCTGCGCTACGCCGCGCGACTCTTTCGCGAGACCCATCTCCCCATCCTGGTCTCGGGTGGCGCCCCGCTCGGGGGAACCGCCGCCGCGCGGCTCATGCGTCGCGTCCTGAACCGGGACTTCGCGACCCCCGTCAAGTGGGTGGAGGCGAGCTCAAAGACCACCGCGCAAAACGCCCGCTATTCATGGGCCGTCCTGCATTCCCAGAAGATCCGCTCGATCTTTCTCGTGACCCAGGCCTGGCATATGCCGCGCGCGGTGGCACTGTTTCGTGAAGCGGGTTTCAAGGTGGTCCCCGCCCCCACGGGCTTCGTCACCCGCTCGCGTCGTGGCCAGACGATCCTCGCCTACCTCCCCAGCGCCCACGCGCTCGCCCTGTCGGCGTTGATCTTCCACGAGATGATCGGTCTTGCGTGGGTGCGGGTGCGCGCCCTGCTCCCCGCACCCCTGGCGCACCTCATAAGCCACGGCTGA
- a CDS encoding nitronate monooxygenase family protein → MTSVIASCLPKLSLRGRQLLPIFQGGMGVAISAHKLASAVAREGAVGTIASVDLRHLHPDIMNRLRRCRDTHKMLDGNLEALDREVKAARAIAGSAAFIAVNVMRALNHYADFVRQACLSGANAIVMGAGLPLDLPELTQGHDVALIPILSEERGIEVLLRKWMRKGRLPDAVIIEHPGHAGGHLGAPRLADVDSPRFDFRHVLKEALALFKRLGVAAERIPLIPAGGIGSFRAIRDLLDRGASGVQLGTAFAVTEECDAHPNFKRVLAEARGEDIVTFMSAAGLPARAVLTPWLKRYLARETLLKARATDRCGGCASRLECLSHCGFKDGNPEAGQFCIETQLAAAAKGNVEQGLFFRGGAPLPFGREIRPVRDLLEYLLTGVAPAQAPRPAVSLIA, encoded by the coding sequence ATGACATCCGTAATCGCATCGTGCCTACCGAAACTGAGCCTCAGAGGCCGTCAGCTGCTGCCCATCTTTCAGGGGGGCATGGGGGTGGCCATCTCCGCCCATAAGCTCGCCTCCGCGGTGGCGCGCGAGGGCGCGGTCGGCACCATTGCGAGCGTTGATCTGCGGCATCTGCATCCGGACATCATGAACCGCCTGCGCCGCTGCCGGGATACGCACAAGATGCTCGATGGCAATCTCGAGGCCCTGGATCGCGAGGTCAAGGCGGCGCGCGCCATCGCCGGGTCCGCAGCGTTCATCGCGGTCAATGTCATGCGCGCGCTGAACCATTACGCTGATTTCGTCCGCCAGGCCTGTCTCAGCGGGGCCAACGCCATCGTAATGGGGGCCGGATTGCCGCTCGATCTCCCCGAGCTGACTCAGGGGCACGATGTCGCCCTGATCCCCATCCTCTCCGAGGAGCGCGGGATCGAGGTCCTGTTGCGCAAGTGGATGCGCAAGGGCCGGCTCCCCGATGCGGTCATCATCGAGCACCCCGGCCACGCCGGCGGTCATCTCGGTGCCCCCCGTTTGGCCGATGTCGACTCCCCGCGCTTTGATTTCCGCCATGTCCTGAAGGAGGCCTTGGCGCTGTTCAAGAGGCTCGGTGTGGCCGCCGAGCGGATCCCGCTCATTCCGGCGGGGGGCATCGGTTCGTTCCGCGCCATCCGCGATCTGCTCGATCGTGGCGCCTCCGGGGTGCAACTGGGGACGGCGTTCGCGGTGACCGAGGAGTGCGATGCGCACCCGAACTTCAAGCGGGTGTTGGCCGAGGCCCGTGGCGAGGACATCGTCACGTTCATGAGCGCCGCCGGCCTGCCGGCGCGCGCGGTGCTTACCCCCTGGCTCAAGCGCTATCTGGCGCGTGAGACCCTCTTGAAGGCCCGCGCCACGGACCGCTGCGGGGGGTGCGCGAGCCGGCTTGAGTGTCTGAGCCATTGTGGCTTCAAGGACGGCAATCCCGAGGCCGGGCAATTCTGCATCGAGACCCAGCTGGCGGCGGCCGCCAAGGGCAATGTCGAGCAGGGGCTGTTTTTCCGGGGGGGTGCACCCCTACCTTTTGGCCGCGAGATCCGTCCGGTCCGCGATCTCCTCGAGTATCTCCTGACGGGCGTCGCGCCGGCCCAGGCGCCACGCCCGGCCGTCTCCCTTATCGCCTGA
- a CDS encoding septal ring lytic transglycosylase RlpA family protein, whose amino-acid sequence MGSRFGTGCRRLAGGLCLSLALAGCGFLPSTGYRNPADLSARNVVPHKLALSPYGNSPYTVDGRTYYPLKTAAGYRQRGIASWYGLPFNGQKTADGETYNMYAMTAASKVLPLPCYVLVRNLNNNKTVIVRVNDRGPFYPGRIIDLSYAAAARLGMLATGTAPVEVEGIVPGQGRRRPIPVDHHGPDVFGPHPARRVARRAFFVQVGAFARHQDAERLAHRLDKKGLTDPRIFHDDVNGRGLYLVRLGPEADKNAALALSARLYRDGMGHGLIIDP is encoded by the coding sequence ATGGGCAGTCGTTTCGGGACTGGCTGCAGGCGCCTTGCGGGCGGTCTGTGTCTTAGCCTTGCGCTCGCCGGTTGCGGTTTTTTGCCAAGCACCGGTTACCGCAATCCCGCGGACCTTTCGGCGCGCAATGTCGTGCCCCACAAGCTGGCCTTGAGCCCGTACGGCAACAGCCCCTACACGGTCGATGGGCGCACGTACTATCCTCTAAAAACGGCCGCCGGCTATCGCCAGCGCGGTATCGCCTCCTGGTATGGCCTGCCCTTCAACGGACAAAAGACCGCGGACGGCGAGACGTACAATATGTACGCCATGACCGCGGCCAGCAAGGTCCTGCCGCTGCCGTGCTACGTGCTCGTGCGCAATCTCAACAACAACAAGACCGTGATCGTGCGCGTCAATGACCGCGGACCGTTCTATCCCGGGCGTATCATCGATCTGTCCTACGCCGCCGCCGCGCGTTTGGGGATGCTCGCCACCGGAACCGCGCCCGTGGAGGTCGAGGGTATAGTGCCGGGCCAGGGCCGCCGCCGGCCGATCCCTGTCGATCATCACGGACCCGATGTATTCGGGCCGCACCCCGCTCGCCGCGTGGCGCGCCGAGCCTTTTTCGTGCAGGTGGGCGCCTTCGCGCGCCATCAGGACGCCGAACGCCTGGCGCACCGCCTCGACAAAAAGGGGCTCACGGATCCCCGGATATTTCATGACGACGTGAACGGCCGCGGTCTCTATCTCGTGCGCCTGGGACCGGAGGCGGATAAGAACGCGGCCCTGGCCTTGTCGGCGCGACTATACCGGGACGGCATGGGGCATGGTTTGATCATCGATCCGTGA
- a CDS encoding aminotransferase class IV, whose protein sequence is MLVYLNGDWIPADSARVSVFDRGFIFGDSVYEVIPVYGHRTFRETAHLARLKASMAAVGMDEHLGPVHWPSVCARLAETLPSGDGTLYLQVTRGAAPRQHAFPANAPLTLFAYARPRVSEPAGNTACTAILCDDIRWTRCDIKTTSLIANVLLVQEALSRGADEALLVRDDRVNEGAVSNVFAVCGERLLTAPRSHLILGGITRDVVVELAAGLGIVVEERAPSRAELSGAHEVLITSSSREVAAVTRIDGKPVGDGRPGPVFHRLHAAFQTFKEEVRMGRRM, encoded by the coding sequence ATGCTCGTATATCTGAATGGCGACTGGATACCCGCGGATAGCGCCCGCGTATCGGTCTTCGATCGGGGCTTTATCTTTGGGGACAGCGTCTACGAGGTGATACCGGTCTATGGGCATCGCACATTCCGGGAAACGGCGCATCTCGCGCGTCTCAAGGCCAGCATGGCCGCGGTCGGTATGGACGAACACCTGGGTCCGGTCCACTGGCCTTCGGTATGTGCGCGGCTGGCCGAGACCTTGCCGTCCGGCGACGGGACCTTGTATCTGCAGGTGACGCGCGGGGCGGCCCCCCGCCAGCATGCCTTCCCGGCGAATGCCCCCCTTACCTTGTTCGCCTATGCGCGGCCACGGGTATCGGAACCGGCGGGCAACACGGCCTGCACCGCAATACTGTGCGATGATATCCGATGGACCCGTTGCGATATCAAGACGACCTCGCTCATCGCCAATGTGCTGCTGGTCCAGGAGGCCTTGAGTCGGGGTGCCGATGAGGCCCTGCTGGTACGGGACGACCGGGTCAACGAGGGCGCGGTCAGCAACGTATTCGCGGTATGCGGTGAACGACTGCTTACCGCACCGCGCAGCCACCTCATCCTAGGCGGCATCACCCGCGATGTGGTAGTGGAGCTGGCCGCCGGGCTTGGTATCGTCGTCGAGGAGCGGGCACCGTCCCGGGCCGAACTTTCGGGTGCCCACGAAGTCCTCATTACGAGCTCCAGCCGTGAAGTGGCGGCGGTGACGCGCATCGACGGCAAGCCCGTGGGCGATGGCAGGCCCGGCCCCGTGTTTCATCGTCTGCATGCGGCCTTCCAGACATTCAAGGAGGAAGTCCGCATGGGCAGGAGGATGTAG
- a CDS encoding hemolysin III family protein encodes MLRSERFNSLSHIVGGLLAIAGTVVLIVFAALRADPWRIVSFSIYGLTLVFLYAMSGLYHGLTGRARAVFKRLDHVAIYLLIAGTYTPFVLGPLRGPWGWSLFGVLWGLAVLGIVQEFIPQRSRRLSMIFYGVMGWLIVIALQPLMRHLPPAGFAWLAAGGLLYTVGAIFFLFDEKWPLAHEIWHLFVLGGSIAQYCAVLFYIGLTPVRAA; translated from the coding sequence ATGCTGCGCTCCGAACGATTCAACAGTCTCAGTCATATCGTAGGCGGCCTGCTCGCCATCGCAGGCACCGTCGTGTTGATCGTATTTGCGGCCCTGCGCGCGGATCCCTGGCGGATCGTGAGCTTCAGCATCTACGGGCTTACACTCGTATTCCTGTATGCCATGTCGGGCCTCTACCACGGCCTTACGGGCCGGGCACGGGCGGTGTTCAAGCGGCTCGACCATGTCGCCATCTATCTTTTGATCGCCGGGACCTATACCCCGTTCGTCCTGGGGCCTTTGCGTGGGCCGTGGGGCTGGTCCCTGTTCGGAGTGCTGTGGGGTCTTGCGGTGCTTGGCATCGTCCAGGAATTCATCCCCCAGAGATCACGGCGACTGTCGATGATCTTTTATGGCGTCATGGGGTGGTTGATCGTCATCGCCCTGCAACCCCTCATGCGCCACCTGCCCCCGGCGGGCTTTGCGTGGCTCGCCGCCGGCGGACTTCTATACACGGTGGGCGCGATATTTTTTCTCTTCGACGAGAAATGGCCGTTGGCCCACGAGATCTGGCACCTGTTCGTTCTGGGCGGGAGCATTGCGCAATACTGCGCGGTGTTATTCTATATCGGGCTCACGCCCGTACGCGCCGCGTAG
- a CDS encoding hemerythrin domain-containing protein, translating to MSCCYVLDLRLTPQGVPASTYAYSVLREMGPGESLRIWSPEDPTLLMAQLQNHMRHTLVWHAATDGQGYLVTLHIRGPGEALALTDTLRRDHDDMDARLVRSLSLVNGGYWREAVSEVTAFDHALRAHILIENDLLAPLAARDAEEPTTLMRREHDDILIQLDAIQEVCAAPEESCKDLDTWLGLLAASLNKHEFREETLLFDAWERAASVGHGTLLNEVRRRLSSPAP from the coding sequence ATGTCGTGCTGCTACGTTCTTGATCTGCGTCTTACGCCGCAAGGCGTACCGGCATCCACCTATGCTTACTCCGTCCTGCGCGAGATGGGCCCCGGGGAATCCCTGCGCATCTGGAGCCCCGAGGACCCGACCCTGCTCATGGCCCAGCTTCAGAATCACATGCGCCATACGCTCGTCTGGCACGCCGCCACCGATGGCCAGGGTTACCTGGTCACCCTGCACATCCGCGGCCCGGGCGAGGCGCTCGCGCTCACCGACACCCTGCGCCGCGATCATGACGACATGGATGCCCGTCTCGTCCGGTCACTGTCCCTGGTCAATGGCGGGTACTGGCGTGAGGCGGTCTCGGAGGTCACGGCCTTCGATCACGCCCTGCGCGCCCATATCCTCATCGAAAACGATCTCCTCGCACCCCTTGCCGCCCGCGACGCCGAGGAGCCGACGACGCTCATGCGCCGCGAGCACGACGACATCCTGATCCAGCTGGATGCCATCCAGGAGGTGTGCGCCGCCCCCGAGGAGTCCTGCAAGGACCTGGACACGTGGCTTGGCCTCCTTGCCGCGAGTCTCAACAAGCACGAGTTCCGGGAAGAGACGCTCTTGTTCGATGCCTGGGAACGGGCCGCGAGCGTCGGTCACGGGACACTCCTAAACGAGGTCCGCCGGCGCCTGTCATCCCCCGCTCCTTGA
- a CDS encoding helix-turn-helix domain-containing protein, which produces MDIKRAYRFRFYPTPNQEVILTRTFGCARYVYNHMPRMRSDAWMNTHKSIGYHATSALLTQLKKEPDRLWLNEVSSVPLQQSLRHLQAVTNSPAAKPLMRGEVRMDVAAVLLVHGRIRLRQTQRLPGERPVIPVFRDWRCR; this is translated from the coding sequence ATGGACATCAAGCGCGCCTACCGCTTCCGGTTCTACCCGACGCCCAATCAGGAAGTGATCCTGACCCGGACATTCGGGTGCGCGCGCTATGTCTACAACCACATGCCGCGTATGCGCTCCGACGCCTGGATGAATACGCATAAGAGCATTGGCTATCACGCGACCTCCGCGCTCCTGACGCAGTTGAAGAAAGAACCGGACCGCTTGTGGCTGAACGAAGTCTCAAGCGTCCCGCTCCAGCAGTCCTTGCGCCATCTCCAGGCGGTCACGAACTCTCCCGCCGCTAAACCGCTTATGCGGGGTGAGGTCCGGATGGATGTAGCGGCTGTACTGCTGGTCCACGGGCGGATACGGCTCAGGCAAACCCAGCGCCTTCCGGGCGAACGTCCGGTAATACCGGTCTTCCGTGATTGGCGTTGTCGATGA
- the lipA gene encoding lipoyl synthase, whose product MTQTSDSEPGRPRALKGLQKIKVRTAREPGHPPAPKPAWLRVRSPLSPEVGRLKTVLRDHALHSVCEEASCPNIGECFGHGTATFMIMGRLCTRRCPFCDVAHGRPDALDRDEPAHLAEAIAAMGLRFVVITSVDRDDLRDGGGAHFAACVGAIRARAPTVRIETLVPDFRGRVEAALEALAVAPPDIFNHNMETVPRLYKAVRPGADYEGSLALLQAFKQRYPDIPTKSGLMVGLGEGRDEIEQTLKDLRAHGCEWLTVGQYLRPSLAHLPVDRYVSPQEFAEIGEVARGLGFHNVASGPLVRSSYHADRQAAGEAVGT is encoded by the coding sequence ATGACACAGACATCGGACTCAGAACCCGGCCGTCCACGGGCCCTTAAAGGGCTACAAAAGATCAAGGTGCGCACCGCGCGCGAACCCGGGCATCCGCCGGCACCCAAGCCCGCATGGTTACGCGTGCGCTCGCCCCTGTCCCCGGAGGTCGGACGTCTGAAGACGGTCCTGCGCGACCACGCCCTTCACAGCGTTTGCGAAGAGGCGTCGTGCCCGAACATCGGCGAATGCTTCGGGCATGGTACCGCGACGTTCATGATCATGGGGCGGCTGTGTACGCGGCGATGTCCGTTTTGCGACGTCGCGCACGGCCGCCCGGACGCGCTCGACCGAGACGAGCCGGCACACCTCGCAGAGGCCATAGCGGCCATGGGGCTACGCTTCGTGGTGATCACCTCGGTCGACCGCGACGACTTGCGGGATGGAGGCGGGGCCCATTTCGCGGCCTGCGTCGGCGCGATACGCGCACGCGCCCCCACGGTCCGGATCGAAACCCTGGTGCCGGATTTCCGGGGGCGGGTGGAGGCGGCGCTGGAGGCCCTGGCCGTGGCACCCCCGGACATCTTCAACCACAACATGGAGACCGTGCCGCGGCTCTATAAGGCCGTGCGCCCCGGGGCCGATTACGAGGGCTCGCTTGCGCTCCTCCAGGCCTTCAAGCAGCGCTATCCGGACATCCCAACCAAGTCCGGCCTCATGGTGGGCCTGGGCGAGGGCCGCGATGAGATCGAGCAGACGCTCAAGGACCTGCGCGCGCACGGCTGCGAATGGCTCACGGTCGGACAATATCTGCGTCCGAGCCTTGCGCATCTGCCCGTGGACCGGTATGTGAGCCCGCAGGAATTCGCCGAGATCGGCGAGGTCGCGCGCGGGCTCGGCTTTCATAACGTCGCGAGCGGCCCGCTCGTACGGTCCTCCTACCATGCCGACCGTCAGGCCGCGGGGGAGGCCGTGGGGACGTGA
- the lipB gene encoding lipoyl(octanoyl) transferase LipB, with the protein MSEDLKVHRWHGLVDFHDSWQAMRAFNEARADDTPDEIWVLEHAPVYTRGRNAKEAGPPGSIPTVDTDRGGDLTYHGPGQLVVYTLIDLTRRKIGVRHLVSALESAVQDTLAFFQIDDVGTRPGAPGVYVGDAKIASLGLRIRGGRSYHGLALNVAMDLRPFAAIAPCGYQGLRMTQVTDCGVATDLDQVAAILIPELITRLRRHPEDPFHDTDIGLRTRPSTGP; encoded by the coding sequence ATGAGCGAAGACCTCAAGGTTCATCGCTGGCATGGCCTCGTGGATTTCCACGATAGCTGGCAGGCGATGCGCGCATTCAACGAGGCCCGCGCCGACGACACACCCGACGAGATCTGGGTCTTGGAACACGCCCCGGTCTACACGCGCGGACGCAATGCCAAGGAGGCCGGGCCCCCGGGTTCGATCCCGACGGTGGATACCGATCGCGGCGGGGATCTCACCTACCATGGCCCCGGGCAACTCGTCGTCTACACCCTGATCGACCTTACGCGCCGCAAGATCGGGGTCCGGCACCTGGTATCGGCCCTGGAATCGGCCGTCCAAGACACCCTGGCATTCTTTCAGATAGACGATGTCGGCACGCGTCCTGGCGCGCCCGGCGTCTATGTCGGTGACGCCAAGATCGCCTCGCTGGGATTGCGTATCCGCGGCGGGCGTAGCTATCATGGGCTGGCCTTGAACGTGGCCATGGACCTGCGGCCGTTCGCGGCCATCGCGCCCTGCGGCTACCAAGGCCTGCGCATGACGCAGGTCACCGATTGCGGGGTCGCGACGGACTTGGACCAAGTCGCCGCCATCCTGATCCCAGAACTCATAACACGCTTACGGCGTCACCCGGAAGACCCCTTTCATGACACAGACATCGGACTCAGAACCCGGCCGTCCACGGGCCCTTAA
- a CDS encoding YbeD family protein — translation MATNGHDGKAPEILTFPCTIDIKAVGKHSPRFEALVHEIVSRHIGPQDLLSCTSRESRGGNYLAITLTIRATARTQLDAIYEALSARPEVLMAL, via the coding sequence ATGGCGACGAATGGACACGATGGCAAGGCACCCGAGATCCTGACCTTTCCGTGCACGATCGACATCAAGGCGGTGGGCAAACACTCTCCGCGCTTCGAGGCCTTGGTCCACGAGATCGTCTCGCGCCACATCGGCCCCCAGGACCTGTTGTCTTGCACCAGCCGCGAGAGCCGGGGCGGGAATTATCTCGCCATCACACTGACTATCCGCGCCACCGCCAGGACCCAGCTCGATGCCATCTACGAGGCCTTGAGTGCCCGACCAGAGGTCCTCATGGCCCTTTGA
- a CDS encoding phage holin family protein, with the protein MATHWNSQSLHPGPTVDRMSLKGLLRHAADEASEIIRSEANVIKLEIEESTRALITDALKAAAYSAVALLGLLSLLAFVIIGLADIITNAASPMTSVWLSALIIGVLLTGVGSAMAMRHAKRIGRDAQMKKTRSEVNADKAFIKDEWKKL; encoded by the coding sequence ATGGCCACACACTGGAATTCACAGTCCCTGCACCCCGGGCCGACCGTTGACCGCATGTCGCTGAAGGGTCTTTTGCGCCATGCCGCCGATGAAGCGAGCGAGATCATCCGCAGCGAAGCCAATGTCATCAAGCTCGAGATCGAGGAGAGCACGCGCGCACTCATTACCGACGCCCTGAAGGCCGCGGCCTATAGTGCCGTGGCCTTGCTCGGCCTCTTGAGCCTGCTGGCATTCGTCATCATCGGGCTCGCCGACATCATAACGAACGCCGCCTCCCCCATGACGAGCGTATGGCTGAGCGCGCTCATCATCGGCGTATTGTTGACCGGTGTCGGCAGCGCCATGGCAATGAGGCATGCCAAACGCATAGGACGGGACGCGCAGATGAAGAAGACGCGATCGGAGGTCAATGCCGACAAGGCCTTCATCAAGGATGAATGGAAAAAACTCTAA